The sequence TTGTGAGCTTAGATGACGGCAGATCGTTAACTAATATCTGGAATCCAACTGTTAATAGGGACCCACCTTCGGTTCCGGGTTTTGTAACTGGGGCACCTGATTCAGCCATACAATCTGGAACAATTGCGAACCCTGATGGTAGGAGAGTTACGCAGGATGAATCTCCACCGTTCATCACAACTGTGATCGATTGCACGTCGACAGCAGCGTATACGATGAGTGATCCTGTAACGTCTGTTGTACTTTCTTGAACTACCAACACTGAATTTTGATTCGCGTCAGAACCCGTACTCTTGAACATGCAAAGAACAAAAATTTGTTTAGAAGTTTGACTTCTGTGGTCAAACATAGACAAGATAATATATAGACAGATCTAACTTGTTGCCAATAATACATCAAAGACTTTTGATAGATACTCAGGTGTTGTTTGTTATTTATTGTGCAGAGCTTATTAGGTCCTATGTCGCAGAAAAATGTTTGTTTTtatgaagacataagataaaataatgtcttctTTTGTCTTGTCTACAGACTTAATTATATGCTTGCAGACAAAAAACAAACCGTCTTTGATGTTCAGCCTAAAGGTCTTCATACCAAATCTTCTCTTCATATGTGGtacaaaaacattttaaaaaacaAACAATACCTTGATGGTTAACGTATTATTATACGAGGCTTAATTTCTAATATAAGCAGGTTAAATATATTTTCTTATTGTTTTTCAACGTGTGAGTATAATAAACATGTAAAAAAAAGTAATCAAGTCAAGTAGTACTCACATTGGCACGTAAAAGAAAGATAGTGTTGAGGTTGCCATGATCTTGACCCTTCGAAAAACGGAGCACATTTTGCATAGCGCTACCATGGGATAAAACGTCCCATTGACTTCTCAGATCTTCATTTAGTATCAAAGCGAACAATTGGTGATGTGGCATTGGCATCCAAACTGACATAGTAGCACTTAAAACCGCTCCAGACGGGTCACCGGGATTATTCAAACTCTTACGGATCATAATCTTAGCCGCTTCGGATCCATTGCTAATCACCTCCCATTTGTGACCACCAGTTGCACAAACACCAGCACAAAAGTTAGCCGTCATTCGTTGTGCGAGAGTCGTTAAGCTTCTTTTACCACCCGGTGACAGCACTGgtataagaaaaaaaaatatattttagaaATGTCTCTTAAGTTGTTTAACttttaataaaatatatttataagtaaaaaAATTAGGTTTAATGTTCACTTGGACTATCATCGACAGCTGCATCGTGTGACATGATGGTTGCTATGCACTCGCAATGTCGTTGTAGTGTAGATAACCACTTTTGAGCCCCGAAACCTAAACCTGATCTAAGCAGCGGACGATACTGTTGGTGAACAACATGCTCATCATATTCCGTATGCTCAATCCAAATTACCTGCAAACATTCGATTAGTTGCATAGAGATGAATAATAATTGTACTTGATTAAAGTATAGATTAGTAAATTTCTGGTTATTTAAATCAAGAAAGAGGGATCAAGGAAGGCATGAAGAAAACGAGCCAACGAAATGAAAAATGAGTCAAATAAATAAGAATCAGCACAGTACATGGTAACAATTAAGTTTGATACAAGTATATCAAAgcagattattaattttaatttatataataactAAAAAAGAGTTCACCAACATATTTGAACCTTTTTAACCCATATCAAAAGTTACCCCCTTATTTACCCAAACTTATCTTAGTCACCCATTTACCCACCTTCAGAAACAAAACCCATAGCATAAACAAAACGGAAAATCTAATCCCAATCACATTGCAACTAGAGTACAAGAGTCGATGACAAAAAATAATACACATTAAATTCTCGAGGGGCAAAACTATATCGGGGCAGACCAAATCCAGGCCATATGTAGCCTCGTGGTTCATAAacaaacatcatatatatatatatatataaacggagTGTGAAATACGGAGGGGTGACAGATTTgcatataatataagttatataaCTGTAACAGTAAGAAATGAACATTCCAagacttttttttttcttcaactctatctatacatatataattttactAATATTTATGGGGATACACCACATAAAAGAATCAACAAATAATATATAACTGATGCCTTGATGTACTTATATTAACAGTTAAAAGATTAAAATAAAGGAGACATGTGACAATCTTGCTTCAATCTTTGAATAATGTGCAGTATACAAGTCATACAACCTCATAATGCAGAAACAAAGAATCCCAAATTTTATAGTTTTCACAACTTTTAGAAAAATTTGTACACTTAGCCAAATTGATGAAATTTATAAActgttatttatatttttaagtgtGAAGAACTTTATCAACTTTATAAATGGAACTTAGACAAATGGCTTATTTAATGTATTATCAGACCAATGGAAGATTAATCATACAAAAGTCGAAAACACATTTGGTTAAGTACTTACACACTTCAGTTGAAAGCAATATATACCTTTGAGCAACCATTGGGCATATCGTGTATGATACAGCCAGAAGGAAGCCTCCGAGATATAAAACCTTCTCGTCCACCGTCAATAGAGATATCAACTACGGCCCACACACCATCGCCTTGTTGCCTGCAGAATCGAATAAACCTCACTTGACGAGGCGGTACTAAAGGAGAAACCAATTGAATCTCGGCTTGCATCTACATAAAGTTTAAATCTTTTTAGCATTAACATTAAGAAATCCGAACTTTATACACAAGAGTTAAAAAAAACACTTACAAGTTGTACCACCCCGTTTCTTGAATCGCCCGTGCCATTAGAAATTACATCGATTATGCTACTACTCCCGACCACACCAAGAAACATTTCCCTCCACCGATTCTGAACAAGGCAAGATTCTAAATCTATCATCAATAACACTATAAATAATGATCACAAGTAACTAATTATCGAATTCGATAGATTAACTTACAGCGTCAAGCAATGCATCCACAAGAGCCAAACTATTAATCATTACCATGCCGCTTGCCCTTGAGGCATCGGAAACGTATCCGGGCGGTTTCATACCAAGACAAAGAGGGAAAGTTCTCCCATACTCTTCAAGATCGAGTACTTCACCTCCACCGTCGATGTTACCAACCCATAACGGGCTATTAACGTGCCCAAGTTTCATTAACTCATCCATGGCATTTAATGCGAGCTCCAAAAACATATTCTTTTCATAAGGCATCTCAACCCCACCTCCGCCACCACCGCCACCACCGCCCCCGCCACCAAAACCCGCCATACCCATTCTTGAAGGTGACATTAAGGGTAATACATTAGACATCCCGTTACCATAATCAAGCCCCATTGGTAATCCAACGTCCATTGGGTTCATACCATACCCATTTCTCCCAACCGCAAGGTCTAAACTGGAACTCACCATACCATGAGGCACTGATCCACCAAAAGACGATAAAGGCCTGCCCAAAAACTTATTAGCAAGAATAGTAATTCTGCTGAGTTCATCTCTTAATCTAGCATTATCAATTCTAAGATTATGTTCATCGATTGATATGTCTCCAAGAATCGCCTGCCCACCACAATTATTACAAACAGGAGCCCGAATCGCTTCTTTCATAGCTATATTTTCAATCCTAAGCTTATCGTTTTCTTGCTTCAAAATCGCATTCTCATGGCGCTCCAATTGTGTCTATAACATTAAACgtagttaaccaatagtacaaatcAAATATCTTTTCGAATCTAATTatcattattgctaatattattataaattataatattataataagtaataataatataattatactaattaCCTTCATTTGAGTTCTTCTGTTTTGAAACCAGAATTTAACTTGCTTGTTTTCCAAATTCAATTTCTTTCCAAGTGCCAATCTTTCTTTCTCATCAGGATGAGGGTTATCTTTAAAAGAa comes from Rutidosis leptorrhynchoides isolate AG116_Rl617_1_P2 chromosome 4, CSIRO_AGI_Rlap_v1, whole genome shotgun sequence and encodes:
- the LOC139844267 gene encoding homeobox-leucine zipper protein HDG1-like; the protein is MSYGGFYGGGGGGGGDSRMVVGDGSLNDMQPMHRAPISQPHLITSTIPQPIFNSQSLSLALKPKMEGLGEMGLIGETFEGNIGRVRGDGSESRSGGSDNLEGASGDEQDVPAGPSSNSRRRQKYHRHTPYQIQELEASFKDNPHPDEKERLALGKKLNLENKQVKFWFQNRRTQMKTQLERHENAILKQENDKLRIENIAMKEAIRAPVCNNCGGQAILGDISIDEHNLRIDNARLRDELSRITILANKFLGRPLSSFGGSVPHGMVSSSLDLAVGRNGYGMNPMDVGLPMGLDYGNGMSNVLPLMSPSRMGMAGFGGGGGGGGGGGGGVEMPYEKNMFLELALNAMDELMKLGHVNSPLWVGNIDGGGEVLDLEEYGRTFPLCLGMKPPGYVSDASRASGMVMINSLALVDALLDANRWREMFLGVVGSSSIIDVISNGTGDSRNGVVQLMQAEIQLVSPLVPPRQVRFIRFCRQQGDGVWAVVDISIDGGREGFISRRLPSGCIIHDMPNGCSKVIWIEHTEYDEHVVHQQYRPLLRSGLGFGAQKWLSTLQRHCECIATIMSHDAAVDDSPMLSPGGKRSLTTLAQRMTANFCAGVCATGGHKWEVISNGSEAAKIMIRKSLNNPGDPSGAVLSATMSVWMPMPHHQLFALILNEDLRSQWDVLSHGSAMQNVLRFSKGQDHGNLNTIFLLRANSTGSDANQNSVLVVQESTTDVTGSLIVYAAVDVQSITVVMNGGDSSCVTLLPSGFAIVPDCMAESGAPVTKPGTEGGSLLTVGFQILVNDLPSSKLTMESINTVVNLISRTVQGIKEVVHSNQQGRQISS